The Ruania alba genome window below encodes:
- a CDS encoding sugar ABC transporter ATP-binding protein, with protein sequence MVPALQVEGLFKAFGGVPVLHDLSFSAEPGSVVVLAGENGAGKSTLFNIVMGRLPADSGTVTLRGTELTHPSPRHARDLGVALVPQELAPYEDLTVAENIAVGREPRAAGFILRRRQMRAHARELLAEFDVDVDPDLPMNRLSVALTQIVEIVKATSSGAKVLLLDEPTSSIPEAEVERLYQVIRRLRDRGVAMVYTTHRMQEIEAIADRVVVLRDGGLTLDEPARDVQPHQIVTAMIGRELGTMFPERPAPGTTPALEVTELQRRPGRPTVNLTVHAGEVVGLGGLVGAGRSATLQAIFGARRAAAGTVTVNGHALHRQTTRASIDAGLAFVPEDRKRDGLVLGRSILDNMTLPYISDYSRFGVMAGGARTAAATRHVEDMGLRYRSLQQLTETLSGGNQQKIVIARWMDRSPAVLLLDEPTRGVDVGARSEIYRIISELAATGLGVLVASSDMPELIGLTHRVLVMRDGAIAGELDRADLDAPDAQARIFHLASGEDAARHTTEESR encoded by the coding sequence GTGGTACCAGCACTACAAGTGGAAGGCCTGTTCAAGGCCTTCGGCGGTGTGCCCGTCCTGCATGACCTGAGCTTCTCCGCCGAGCCCGGGTCCGTGGTGGTGCTCGCCGGTGAGAACGGCGCGGGGAAGTCCACGCTGTTCAACATCGTGATGGGCCGCCTGCCCGCCGACTCGGGAACGGTGACCCTCCGCGGAACCGAGCTGACCCACCCCTCGCCCCGCCACGCACGCGACCTCGGGGTCGCGCTCGTGCCTCAGGAACTGGCGCCATACGAGGACCTCACGGTGGCCGAGAACATCGCCGTCGGACGGGAGCCGCGCGCCGCAGGGTTCATCCTGCGTCGTCGGCAGATGCGAGCCCACGCCCGCGAGCTGCTCGCGGAGTTCGACGTCGACGTCGACCCGGACCTGCCGATGAACCGGCTGTCGGTGGCGTTGACCCAGATCGTGGAGATCGTGAAGGCCACCAGCTCCGGGGCGAAGGTCCTGCTGCTGGACGAGCCGACCTCCTCGATCCCCGAGGCGGAGGTGGAGCGGCTCTACCAGGTGATCCGCCGGCTCCGCGATCGCGGGGTCGCCATGGTCTACACCACGCACCGGATGCAGGAGATCGAGGCCATCGCCGACCGGGTGGTCGTCCTCCGCGATGGCGGACTCACGCTCGACGAACCGGCACGAGACGTCCAGCCCCACCAGATCGTCACCGCGATGATCGGCCGCGAGCTCGGCACCATGTTCCCCGAGCGTCCCGCGCCCGGGACCACGCCGGCCCTGGAGGTCACCGAGCTGCAACGCCGGCCGGGCCGGCCCACCGTCAACCTCACGGTTCACGCCGGTGAGGTGGTCGGTCTCGGCGGGCTGGTGGGCGCCGGGCGCTCAGCCACCCTGCAGGCGATCTTCGGTGCGAGACGGGCCGCCGCCGGCACCGTCACCGTGAACGGACACGCCCTGCATCGGCAGACCACGCGGGCCTCTATCGACGCCGGCCTCGCTTTCGTCCCGGAGGACCGCAAGCGGGATGGCCTGGTGCTCGGCCGCTCGATCCTGGACAACATGACCCTGCCCTACATCTCCGACTACTCCCGCTTCGGGGTGATGGCTGGTGGGGCACGTACTGCGGCCGCCACCCGGCACGTGGAGGACATGGGGCTGCGCTACCGCTCCCTGCAGCAACTCACCGAGACCCTCTCCGGTGGGAACCAGCAGAAGATCGTCATCGCGCGCTGGATGGACCGCTCCCCGGCGGTGCTCCTGCTCGACGAGCCCACCCGCGGCGTGGACGTCGGTGCGCGGAGCGAGATCTACCGCATCATCAGTGAGCTCGCGGCGACGGGCCTCGGCGTGCTCGTCGCGAGCTCGGACATGCCCGAGCTCATCGGACTGACCCACCGGGTGCTCGTCATGCGTGACGGCGCGATCGCCGGCGAGCTCGACCGAGCCGACCTCGATGCCCCCGATGCCCAAGCTCGCATCTTCCATCTGGCCAGCGGCGAGGACGCCGCCCGCCACACGACCGAGGAGAGTCGATGA
- a CDS encoding ABC transporter permease gives MTRTMPAFAANFRQFTEGKSAREVATALLVRNAMVLILLVVICYFAYRSARFATLDNVTTILIAAAPFALIALGQTLVILTGGIDLSVGSVIAVSAMSAAWIAVRVPDQLWLAPVVATGVGLLAGAVNGLLVSRFSVPPFVATLGMLTAASGFAYAIGNGAPINGVPAGYGAFANSEVLGMKIPVLLMIVGFITFWFVLRHTTFGLRIYAIGGNASAASLAGVPTERTRVWVYLISGGLAGISGLMISSRVISGAPTLGQGYELDAIAAVVIGGASLFGGRGTVWGTLLGLMLIQTLNNGLQILVIPPYWQAVIKGALIAAAVAIDVWATRRTRS, from the coding sequence ATGACCAGAACCATGCCCGCGTTCGCCGCGAACTTCCGCCAGTTCACCGAGGGCAAGTCCGCGCGCGAGGTGGCCACGGCGCTGCTCGTGCGCAACGCGATGGTGCTCATCCTGCTGGTGGTGATCTGCTACTTCGCCTATCGCAGCGCGCGCTTCGCCACGCTCGACAACGTCACCACCATCCTTATCGCTGCCGCACCGTTTGCCCTGATCGCCCTCGGGCAGACGCTGGTGATCCTCACCGGCGGGATCGATCTCTCGGTCGGATCGGTGATCGCCGTCAGTGCGATGAGTGCGGCCTGGATCGCGGTCCGGGTCCCTGACCAGCTCTGGCTCGCGCCGGTGGTGGCGACCGGTGTGGGACTGCTGGCGGGCGCCGTCAACGGACTGCTGGTGAGTAGATTCTCCGTGCCACCGTTCGTGGCCACGCTGGGGATGCTCACCGCCGCCTCCGGCTTCGCCTACGCTATCGGCAATGGCGCACCGATCAACGGCGTGCCTGCCGGGTACGGCGCCTTCGCCAACAGCGAGGTGCTCGGGATGAAAATCCCGGTGCTGCTGATGATCGTCGGCTTCATCACCTTCTGGTTCGTGCTCCGGCACACCACCTTCGGACTGCGCATCTACGCCATCGGCGGCAACGCCAGCGCCGCATCGCTCGCCGGTGTCCCCACCGAGCGCACCCGCGTCTGGGTGTATCTGATCAGCGGAGGCCTGGCCGGCATCTCCGGACTGATGATCTCCTCCCGGGTGATCTCCGGAGCCCCCACGCTCGGCCAGGGCTACGAACTGGACGCGATCGCCGCCGTCGTGATCGGTGGCGCCAGCCTCTTCGGCGGCCGTGGCACCGTCTGGGGCACCCTGCTCGGCCTGATGCTCATCCAGACCCTGAACAACGGTCTGCAGATCCTCGTGATCCCCCCGTACTGGCAGGCCGTCATCAAGGGCGCCCTGATCGCGGCTGCGGTCGCCATCGACGTCTGGGCCACCAGACGCACCCGTTCCTGA
- a CDS encoding substrate-binding domain-containing protein, translated as MRHTKTTMIAAALGGGLLLAGCGAGDPNAGDDGLRIGVSVYDMSSFITQGQEGMEAYAEANDIELLWNSAGLDVSTQADQLDQYVNAGVDAIVVVPVQADSLGPQLVAASDAGIPVIPVNAALDDTSNVTASVLPDDVAAGESEAQMMVDELGGEGNVVILQGPLGQSAELDRTEGIENVLAENPDIEVLAMDTANWTRDEAVNLMANWISAFGEDIDGVIAENDDMGLGALQALNEAGMSVPIVGIDGIEDGLAAVADGDFIGTHLQHGRVELGAGLAVAERAANGADVEELYTYVMPTVTPDNVEDVQANVVTDVEAFLERLPELIESNLESGDLSNEE; from the coding sequence GTGCGACACACGAAGACAACCATGATCGCGGCCGCTCTCGGCGGCGGGCTGCTGCTCGCCGGATGCGGCGCCGGTGATCCGAACGCCGGTGACGACGGTCTGCGGATCGGCGTCTCTGTCTACGACATGAGCTCGTTCATCACCCAGGGCCAGGAAGGGATGGAGGCCTACGCCGAAGCGAACGACATCGAGCTGCTGTGGAACTCCGCCGGGCTCGACGTCTCCACCCAGGCCGACCAGCTCGACCAGTACGTCAACGCCGGCGTGGACGCGATCGTCGTGGTCCCGGTGCAGGCCGACTCCCTCGGTCCACAGCTCGTCGCCGCCTCCGATGCCGGCATCCCCGTGATCCCGGTGAACGCGGCCCTCGACGACACGAGCAACGTCACCGCCTCGGTGCTGCCCGACGACGTCGCCGCCGGGGAGAGCGAGGCGCAGATGATGGTCGACGAGCTCGGCGGTGAGGGCAACGTCGTCATCCTGCAGGGCCCGCTCGGCCAGTCCGCCGAGCTCGACCGCACCGAGGGCATCGAGAACGTGCTCGCGGAGAACCCCGATATCGAGGTCCTCGCCATGGACACCGCGAACTGGACCCGGGACGAGGCCGTGAACCTGATGGCCAACTGGATCTCCGCCTTCGGTGAGGACATCGACGGCGTCATTGCCGAGAACGACGACATGGGTCTGGGCGCCCTGCAGGCGCTGAACGAAGCCGGGATGAGCGTGCCGATCGTCGGCATCGACGGTATCGAGGACGGTCTGGCCGCCGTCGCCGACGGCGACTTCATCGGCACCCACCTCCAGCACGGACGGGTCGAGCTCGGCGCCGGGCTGGCCGTGGCCGAGCGGGCCGCGAACGGTGCGGACGTCGAGGAGCTCTACACCTACGTCATGCCCACGGTGACGCCGGACAACGTCGAGGACGTGCAGGCCAACGTGGTCACCGACGTGGAGGCCTTCCTGGAGCGACTGCCGGAGCTGATCGAGAGCAACCTCGAATCCGGCGACCTGTCGAACGAGGAGTGA
- a CDS encoding bifunctional aldolase/short-chain dehydrogenase yields MTIHDDALDACVRASRTLGSDPSLVLHGGGNTSVKSTRTDVTGETVEVVLTKGSGYDLASIVPEGFTPLRKDRVLALAELESLDDVSLVNELKQASMDASAPSASIEAILHALIPHQFVLHTHADAIVTLTNQADGERLTAETFGEDVWVLPYVKPGFALARQVAVALADVDVRSLRGIVLRNHGLFTFADDAEEALATHLELVRTAAAALPEIPDGGSSPDVDPLALAGLRKELSEAAGAPMVLQRRTGTAVDALLGRADIGEITQRGPLTPEHVIHTKRVPMVGTDVAAYVAGYQGYVNEHRGLVGGELTPIDPAPRVILDETLGFLTAGRTVKAANVAADIYEHTAAGILRAEAMSGFRTLSPAEAFDIEYWVLEQRKLRAKGDPPPFAGEVALVTGAASGIGRACAQALREAGAAVIALDRDAAVTEANAADWYGIVCDVSDADAVRAAVAEGAGHFGGLDILVPAAGVFAASHPIDGFPAEPWAKSLNVNVTGLLTLLGAAHPYLALAPRQGRVVLVGSKNVPAPGQGAAAYSASKAAATQLARVAALEWAPDGIRVNTVNPDAVFDTALWSPELLEQRAAKYGMSVADYKRRNLLRAEITSADVGDLVAAMCGPLFHATTGAQVPIDGGSDRIV; encoded by the coding sequence ATGACCATCCATGACGACGCCCTGGACGCCTGCGTCCGCGCCTCCCGCACCCTGGGCTCGGACCCCTCGTTGGTGCTGCACGGAGGCGGCAACACCTCGGTCAAGTCCACCCGCACCGACGTCACCGGCGAGACCGTCGAGGTGGTGCTGACCAAGGGCAGCGGGTACGACCTCGCCTCGATCGTGCCCGAGGGCTTCACCCCGTTGCGCAAGGACCGCGTGCTGGCACTCGCCGAACTCGAGTCCTTGGACGACGTCTCCCTGGTGAACGAGCTCAAGCAGGCGTCCATGGATGCCTCCGCCCCCTCGGCCTCCATCGAGGCGATCCTGCACGCCCTCATCCCGCACCAGTTCGTGCTGCACACCCACGCCGATGCGATCGTCACCCTGACGAACCAGGCCGACGGCGAGCGGCTCACCGCCGAGACCTTCGGCGAGGACGTGTGGGTGCTGCCCTACGTCAAGCCCGGCTTCGCGCTTGCTCGGCAGGTGGCCGTGGCGCTCGCGGACGTGGACGTGCGCTCGTTGCGCGGGATCGTGCTGCGCAACCACGGCCTTTTCACCTTCGCCGATGATGCCGAGGAGGCGCTGGCCACGCACCTGGAGCTGGTGCGCACCGCTGCCGCGGCGCTTCCGGAGATTCCCGACGGCGGCTCCTCGCCTGACGTGGATCCGCTCGCCCTGGCAGGGCTTCGCAAGGAACTCAGCGAGGCCGCCGGTGCGCCGATGGTGCTGCAGCGCCGCACCGGCACCGCGGTGGACGCCCTGCTGGGGCGCGCCGACATCGGCGAGATCACCCAGCGGGGACCGCTGACGCCCGAGCACGTCATCCACACCAAGCGGGTGCCGATGGTGGGCACCGACGTGGCGGCCTATGTGGCCGGCTACCAGGGGTATGTGAACGAGCACCGAGGGCTGGTTGGCGGGGAGCTCACCCCGATCGACCCGGCGCCACGCGTGATTCTGGACGAGACACTGGGGTTCCTCACCGCGGGCCGGACCGTGAAGGCAGCCAATGTCGCCGCGGACATCTACGAGCACACCGCTGCCGGGATCCTGCGCGCGGAGGCAATGAGCGGCTTCCGGACCCTCTCACCGGCCGAGGCGTTCGACATCGAGTATTGGGTACTGGAGCAGCGCAAGCTGCGCGCCAAGGGCGACCCGCCGCCGTTCGCGGGTGAGGTGGCGCTGGTGACCGGTGCCGCCTCGGGGATCGGACGCGCCTGTGCGCAGGCGCTCCGGGAGGCAGGGGCCGCCGTCATTGCCCTGGACCGGGACGCCGCCGTGACCGAGGCGAACGCGGCGGACTGGTACGGGATCGTCTGCGACGTCTCCGACGCCGACGCGGTCCGTGCCGCGGTGGCCGAGGGAGCGGGCCACTTCGGCGGTCTGGACATCCTGGTACCGGCTGCCGGCGTGTTCGCCGCCTCGCACCCGATCGACGGGTTCCCGGCCGAGCCATGGGCGAAGAGCCTGAACGTGAACGTCACCGGGTTGCTGACCCTGCTCGGTGCCGCGCACCCGTATCTGGCGCTCGCGCCGCGGCAGGGACGAGTGGTCCTGGTCGGGTCGAAGAACGTCCCGGCACCCGGTCAGGGTGCGGCGGCCTACTCGGCGTCCAAGGCCGCGGCTACCCAGCTCGCCCGGGTGGCGGCGCTGGAGTGGGCGCCGGACGGGATCCGGGTGAACACGGTGAACCCGGACGCCGTCTTCGACACCGCGCTGTGGTCACCGGAACTGCTGGAGCAGCGTGCCGCGAAGTACGGGATGTCGGTGGCCGATTACAAGCGCCGGAACCTGCTGCGCGCGGAGATCACCAGTGCCGATGTCGGTGACCTGGTGGCGGCCATGTGCGGGCCACTGTTCCACGCCACCACCGGTGCACAGGTACCGATCGACGGCGGGAGCGACCGGATCGTGTGA
- a CDS encoding DUF7218 family protein, with translation MRQNDPIKNPDMYEELREEGASKEKSARIANAAAQEGADEVGRRGGHAPAYEEWTVEELRDRARELDLSGYSDATKDELIGMLRNH, from the coding sequence ATGCGTCAGAACGATCCGATCAAGAACCCGGACATGTACGAAGAGCTCCGCGAGGAGGGGGCGTCGAAGGAGAAGTCCGCCCGGATCGCGAATGCCGCTGCGCAGGAGGGCGCCGACGAGGTCGGCCGCCGCGGCGGACACGCTCCCGCCTACGAGGAGTGGACGGTCGAGGAGTTGCGTGACCGGGCCCGCGAGCTCGACCTCTCCGGCTACTCCGACGCCACGAAGGACGAGCTCATCGGCATGCTCCGCAACCACTGA
- a CDS encoding peptidylprolyl isomerase, producing the protein MDAILHTSAGDITVELFPNHAPKTVKNFTELATGARTWTHPETGAESNDPLFNGTIFHRVIPNFMIQGGDPLGTGTGGPGYRFDDEIHPELHFREPHVLAMANAGIQMGRGTNGSQFFITTAATPWLQGKHTIFGKVKDQASAAVVDQIGAVSTDPRNDRPVEDIVITSIEIID; encoded by the coding sequence ATGGACGCAATTCTGCACACTTCCGCCGGCGACATCACCGTCGAACTCTTCCCGAACCACGCACCCAAGACGGTGAAGAACTTCACCGAGCTCGCCACCGGGGCACGCACCTGGACGCACCCGGAGACCGGCGCCGAGAGCAACGACCCGCTGTTCAACGGCACGATCTTCCACCGGGTGATCCCGAACTTCATGATCCAGGGCGGAGACCCGCTCGGCACCGGAACCGGCGGCCCCGGCTACCGGTTCGACGACGAGATCCACCCCGAGCTGCACTTCCGCGAGCCGCACGTGCTCGCGATGGCGAACGCCGGGATCCAGATGGGGCGCGGCACCAACGGGTCACAGTTCTTCATCACCACGGCGGCCACGCCGTGGCTGCAGGGCAAGCACACCATCTTCGGCAAGGTGAAGGACCAGGCTTCGGCCGCCGTCGTGGATCAGATCGGGGCGGTCTCCACCGACCCGCGCAACGACCGCCCGGTGGAGGACATCGTCATCACCTCGATCGAGATCATCGACTGA
- a CDS encoding rhomboid family intramembrane serine protease, with translation MREANRSVRPTRTVLGGRVAASDRPVVTMTIIGICLAAFLASYLLPGLRAAFWLRPSLAGDEPWRLITSAFLHAGWLHLLANMYALWIVGPFLEQMLGRWRYIALYLVSALGGSVAVLLLTAPENYQIPTVGASGAVFGLFAAVAVVLRRTGRDARQILVVIAINVVITFTVAGISWQAHLGGLVVGGALGALFAYLPKERRSVGAVLGVAAMLALLGVLTAVALA, from the coding sequence GTGCGCGAGGCGAACCGTTCGGTCCGCCCGACGCGCACGGTGCTCGGCGGGCGGGTGGCGGCCAGCGACCGGCCGGTGGTCACGATGACGATCATCGGGATCTGCCTGGCCGCCTTCCTCGCCTCGTACCTCCTACCGGGACTACGTGCGGCATTCTGGCTCCGGCCGTCGCTGGCTGGCGACGAACCGTGGCGGCTGATCACCTCGGCGTTCCTGCACGCCGGCTGGCTGCACCTCCTGGCCAACATGTACGCGCTGTGGATCGTCGGGCCCTTCCTGGAGCAGATGCTCGGGAGATGGCGCTACATCGCGCTGTACCTGGTGAGTGCGCTCGGTGGGTCGGTGGCCGTGCTGCTGCTCACCGCCCCGGAGAACTATCAGATCCCGACCGTCGGCGCTTCGGGGGCCGTGTTCGGGCTGTTCGCCGCGGTGGCGGTGGTGCTGCGCCGCACCGGCCGGGACGCCCGGCAGATCCTCGTGGTCATCGCGATCAACGTGGTGATCACCTTCACTGTGGCGGGTATCTCCTGGCAGGCCCACCTGGGCGGCCTCGTGGTGGGTGGTGCACTCGGTGCGCTGTTCGCCTACCTGCCCAAGGAGCGGCGCTCCGTGGGGGCGGTGCTCGGCGTGGCCGCGATGCTGGCCCTGCTCGGCGTCCTCACCGCCGTCGCGCTGGCCTGA
- a CDS encoding RICIN domain-containing protein translates to MITINHTRSRAVGALSAAALVAVGLVPLTASSAHAADGQLGAVDGVTADGDTYTFTSGDAALRIQVPDEDLLRVWLAPDGEFTDPASEPPAEPGDPSATIVVEDGYTGGASRLEETESAYLISTDQAQLTVTKNPLTMELADDDGAVLWSETAPLRWDEGSTTQTLEQGEQEQFFGGGMQNGRFSHRDNQITISRDFNWEDGGNPNAAPFYLSSNGYGVLRNTFAPGSYDFSAPVRTTHSEERFDAWYFVGDTREVIDGYTELTGRPLMVPMYALEVGDADCYLHNANRGERETLRDSQAVADGYVENDMPLGWMLVNDGYGCGYEDLGETGQMLNDRGAELGLWTEADLTDQEYEVSNGVRVRKTDVAWVGPGYRFALDACEQSRAGIEDNSDDRAFVLTVEGWAGTQRCGATWSGDQAGSWEYIRWQIPTYAGATMSGQHLATGDIDGIFGGSPDTYVRDLQWKMFLPNTYAMSGWAATDKQPYHYGPRHNAINARYLQLHERLLPYFYTHTAQASQTGLGATRPLYVNYPDDPATWGDAVKYEFLAGDDFLVAPVYEDATTRDGIYLPEGTWIDYWTGRVYAGNQTLNDYPAPLERLPLFVRAGAIVPMFPEGTMDWAEGLAADQLDLDIYPQGTSSFTLYADDGRTQAWADGESAEQEFSVQAPESGRGPVTVTLGALDGSYAGMPDERHYLLNLHTDAPPARVTVDGTALSEVPSAGALDETTGWSYDGASGVISVRTAALPTSAEATIEIVGAGAVGGTHPQERDVTADLSLPAIATAGEASEVEVALGNDTGADIRVQSLELDAPEGWQVQSADAAGLELADGEETVLGFSLTPDAAAEPGSYEISAQVDYRVRSNAHQVAAQASTTLAFADVPSAANNVGVTREADPAPGDLDGGGSSFIAERLAAEGVEPGAALELNGFTFEWPDVEPGAPDNVASAGHTIGVSGQGNALALLGTGTSGSAGGPGVVHYADGSSEQISLGFPNWCCLSPDRYGAEIAVTTLGKNTPDGPAYPSVEYRLFTTTAAIDPEREVVAVTLPGNSAVHVFAMSIGNQEVVPPPIADGQYTLGNAATGLALQAPGSESSQLGTAEPSTAPSQKWILTRNPDDGSYEVKNAGSGQCMDVFYSATEPGTLVGQYSCTGTANQRFQITESGGELVLTAGHSGLAIGVDADGSVVQQTVDGSPEQHWQAEAG, encoded by the coding sequence ATGATCACTATTAATCACACACGCTCGCGAGCGGTCGGCGCGTTGAGCGCGGCGGCGCTGGTCGCCGTCGGGTTGGTCCCGCTGACCGCGAGCTCCGCGCACGCGGCAGACGGGCAGCTCGGAGCGGTCGATGGGGTGACCGCCGACGGCGACACCTACACCTTCACCTCCGGCGACGCCGCCCTGCGGATCCAGGTGCCCGACGAGGACCTGCTGCGCGTGTGGCTGGCCCCGGACGGCGAGTTCACCGACCCCGCCAGCGAACCGCCCGCCGAGCCCGGCGACCCCTCGGCCACCATTGTCGTCGAGGACGGCTACACCGGCGGCGCGTCACGGCTGGAGGAGACAGAGAGCGCGTACCTGATCAGCACCGACCAGGCGCAGCTCACCGTCACCAAGAACCCGCTCACCATGGAGCTCGCCGATGACGACGGAGCCGTGCTGTGGAGCGAGACCGCGCCGCTGCGCTGGGACGAAGGCAGCACCACGCAGACGCTCGAGCAGGGCGAGCAGGAGCAGTTCTTCGGTGGCGGCATGCAGAACGGCCGGTTCAGCCACCGGGACAATCAGATCACCATCTCCCGCGACTTCAACTGGGAGGACGGCGGCAATCCGAACGCAGCACCGTTCTACCTCTCCAGCAACGGGTACGGAGTGCTCCGCAACACCTTCGCCCCCGGTAGCTACGACTTCAGCGCGCCGGTGCGCACCACCCACTCCGAGGAGCGATTCGACGCGTGGTACTTCGTGGGCGACACGCGTGAGGTGATCGACGGGTACACCGAGCTGACCGGACGTCCCCTGATGGTGCCCATGTACGCCCTCGAGGTGGGCGACGCGGACTGCTACCTGCACAACGCCAACCGCGGCGAGCGGGAGACGCTGCGCGACTCCCAGGCCGTCGCCGACGGCTACGTCGAGAACGACATGCCGCTGGGCTGGATGCTCGTCAACGACGGCTACGGCTGCGGATACGAAGACCTCGGCGAGACCGGGCAGATGCTGAACGACCGCGGCGCCGAGCTGGGCCTGTGGACCGAGGCGGACCTGACCGACCAGGAGTACGAGGTCAGCAACGGGGTGCGGGTACGCAAGACCGACGTCGCCTGGGTGGGCCCGGGATACCGCTTCGCCCTGGACGCGTGCGAGCAGTCCCGCGCCGGCATCGAGGACAACAGCGACGACCGGGCGTTCGTGCTGACGGTCGAGGGATGGGCCGGCACGCAACGCTGCGGGGCCACCTGGAGCGGTGACCAGGCCGGCTCCTGGGAGTACATCCGCTGGCAGATCCCCACCTACGCCGGCGCGACGATGTCCGGCCAGCACCTGGCCACCGGTGACATCGACGGCATCTTCGGCGGCTCCCCGGACACCTACGTGCGCGACCTGCAGTGGAAGATGTTCCTGCCGAACACCTACGCGATGAGCGGCTGGGCCGCCACGGACAAGCAGCCCTACCACTACGGCCCGCGGCACAACGCGATCAACGCGCGATACCTGCAGCTGCACGAACGGCTGCTGCCGTACTTCTACACGCACACCGCGCAGGCCAGCCAGACGGGCCTGGGCGCCACCCGGCCGCTGTACGTGAACTACCCGGACGACCCGGCCACCTGGGGCGATGCGGTGAAGTACGAGTTCCTCGCCGGTGACGACTTCCTCGTGGCCCCGGTGTACGAGGACGCCACCACCCGGGACGGGATCTACCTGCCGGAGGGCACCTGGATCGACTACTGGACCGGGCGGGTCTACGCCGGCAACCAGACGCTGAACGACTATCCCGCACCGCTGGAGCGTCTGCCGCTGTTCGTGCGGGCCGGGGCGATCGTGCCGATGTTCCCCGAGGGCACCATGGACTGGGCCGAGGGCCTGGCGGCGGACCAGCTCGATCTGGACATCTACCCGCAGGGGACGTCCTCGTTCACCCTGTACGCCGACGACGGCCGTACCCAGGCCTGGGCCGACGGGGAGTCCGCCGAGCAGGAGTTCTCCGTGCAGGCCCCGGAGTCCGGCCGCGGTCCCGTCACGGTCACCCTGGGCGCGCTCGACGGGAGCTACGCGGGGATGCCGGACGAACGGCACTATCTGCTGAACCTGCACACCGACGCTCCCCCGGCCCGGGTCACGGTCGATGGCACGGCACTGTCCGAGGTGCCCTCTGCGGGCGCCCTGGACGAGACGACCGGCTGGTCCTACGACGGGGCCAGCGGCGTGATCAGCGTGCGCACCGCTGCCTTGCCGACCTCGGCGGAGGCGACGATCGAGATCGTCGGAGCGGGCGCCGTCGGGGGTACCCACCCGCAGGAGCGGGACGTCACGGCAGACCTGTCCCTCCCCGCGATCGCCACGGCCGGCGAGGCCAGTGAGGTCGAAGTCGCGCTCGGCAACGACACCGGAGCCGACATCCGCGTGCAGTCCCTCGAGCTCGACGCCCCGGAGGGCTGGCAGGTGCAGTCCGCCGATGCGGCCGGCCTCGAGTTGGCCGACGGCGAGGAGACCGTGCTCGGCTTCTCCCTCACCCCGGATGCCGCGGCCGAGCCGGGCTCGTACGAGATCAGCGCCCAGGTGGACTACCGGGTGCGCAGCAACGCCCACCAGGTCGCCGCCCAGGCGAGCACCACGCTGGCGTTCGCCGATGTGCCCAGCGCGGCGAACAACGTGGGCGTCACCCGGGAGGCCGACCCGGCACCGGGTGATCTGGACGGCGGTGGCTCGAGCTTCATCGCCGAGCGCCTGGCCGCCGAGGGCGTCGAGCCGGGTGCGGCCCTGGAGCTGAACGGCTTCACCTTCGAGTGGCCGGACGTCGAGCCCGGCGCCCCGGACAACGTGGCCTCCGCCGGGCACACGATCGGGGTCTCCGGTCAGGGGAACGCGTTGGCGCTCCTCGGTACCGGGACGAGCGGCAGTGCAGGCGGCCCGGGGGTGGTGCACTACGCCGACGGGTCCAGCGAGCAGATCTCCCTCGGGTTCCCGAACTGGTGCTGCCTGTCCCCGGACCGGTACGGCGCCGAGATCGCCGTGACCACGCTTGGCAAGAACACCCCGGACGGGCCCGCCTACCCGAGCGTGGAGTACCGGCTGTTCACCACCACGGCGGCCATCGACCCCGAACGTGAGGTCGTGGCCGTCACCCTGCCGGGTAACAGCGCCGTGCACGTGTTCGCGATGAGCATCGGGAATCAGGAGGTGGTCCCGCCGCCGATCGCCGACGGCCAGTACACGCTCGGCAACGCGGCCACCGGACTCGCATTGCAGGCGCCTGGCTCGGAATCGTCGCAGCTCGGCACGGCTGAACCGTCCACCGCGCCGTCGCAGAAGTGGATCCTCACCAGGAATCCCGACGACGGCTCCTACGAGGTGAAGAACGCCGGCAGCGGCCAGTGCATGGACGTGTTTTACTCGGCCACCGAGCCGGGCACGCTGGTTGGTCAGTACTCCTGCACCGGAACCGCGAACCAGCGGTTCCAGATCACCGAGTCCGGCGGTGAGCTCGTGCTGACCGCCGGGCACAGCGGCCTGGCGATCGGCGTGGATGCCGACGGGTCCGTGGTGCAGCAGACCGTGGACGGGTCGCCCGAGCAGCACTGGCAGGCCGAGGCCGGCTGA